One Alnus glutinosa chromosome 13, dhAlnGlut1.1, whole genome shotgun sequence genomic window, gaaatttttgcaaaGTTTTATATTGAATGTATATGCACTCAATTAAATATAAAACTGTTGGAAAGTTTTGGCCTATGTAACAATTTTAATTATCCtaaaaccatttaattaaaatgctaaattttgattatttgggaggtaattttttttttttcaatgattgTTTAAAAATTTGACACACATCATAATTTTAAGCTTTCACTTGTCAAATTTTTCAGCAATTTCAGCTAGTGATTCCGCGATTAtacataattaaatattaatgatAGTTTAATAATTTGACACACATCATAACTTTAAATTGACGACACTCGTTGCAATTCTAAGATATACTCTAGAAGGTTTTTGCTTTGATATATAGTTTAATTATGATCACCATGAAAAGTCATGTATGAATCGAATCACAATTAGCCATATATACGTACAGTACTTTGtatgatcaatatatatatacgggTGGCTCGAAAACTGACACTTGCTATTGACATCGTgaacatgtagaattactctataGTTTATGATCACTATGAAAAGTCATGTATGAATCACAATTAGCCATATATATACGTACAGATTAGCCATATATATACGTACGTACAGTACTTTAATTTGTATgatcatcaatatatatatatacgggtGGCTCGAAAACTGACACTTGCTATTGACATCGTGAACATCAACGATTTGTTAAGATTAACTATGTTATAGCCAGGTAGCCATTGTCGTTTGCTCAAGCCACAAaaataaagaagcaaaaaagtgaaaaagtacTAAACTGGCCAATGCATGGTGTGAAAAGGATATAGTGAGGCGGAAATCCATCAAACACGATCAATAGGATTAGGAGAATTAGGTGTCTAAAAACTCAGCCTAATTCACAAAGTGGCTATGTTTTGCGTAAATATTGTGGGTGACAGCAAAATCACACTAGTGGAACTACCTTTTCTCTGTGTCTCGCGCGACCACACTCTTTACAGTAGACGCGCTTTTGGACCAGGCCTCTTCCCGTTCCTATATATACCCACCCTCGATCCCTACCATTCTAAACCATCGCTGTGGGACTCCAACAATATTGTCCCATGGCTAATCACAAAGTCCTTAGTGTTGTTTTCTTTGTGTCATTGGGTTTAGTTGCTTGTTCTGCGACTAGAGCCCTCCTTGGCTATGGCGCTGTAGGAGAACATGGTGTTTCTGGCTACGCTAGCGGTGCTGGTAGTGGAGCAGGTGGTGGTGCAGGATATGGGGCTGCAGGTGGAATTGGTGGTGGTGGCGGAGGTGGTAgcggaggtggaggtggaggcggAGCTGCTTATGGTGCTGGTGGTGCTGGATATGGAAGTGGCAGTGGGGAAGGAGGTGGCGCTGGATATGGTACTGGTGGAGCACACAGTGGTGGAGGCGGTGGAGGAAGCGGTGGAGGTGGCGGTGGCGGTGCTGGTGCAGGAGGTGCTGGTTATGGGAGCGGAGAAGGAGGTGGTGCTGGTAGCGGCTATGGTGCAGGTGCTGCtggaggaggtggtggtgggAGCGGTGGTGGCGGTGGATCAGGTTATGGTGCTGGAGGAGCACATGGAGGTGGGTATGGTAGTGGAGAAGGAGCCGGTGGAGGTTATGGTGGTGGAGCTGCTGGTGGCGGTGGCGGCTCTGGTGGAGGCGGAGGTGGTGGTGCTGGGGGTGCAAATGGGGGTGGATATGGAGGAGGTAGTGGGAGTGGAGAGGGTGGTGGACATGGTGGCTACGCCCCTTAAAACTTCCTTCTCACTATATCATTTTCTGAAAAGAATGCACATCTTCTTACCCTAATTAAtatgaacaaaaaataagatgcgcaggaaaaattaaaaacaaaaaattcaaaaataagatTAGTATTGATAAGAGGATGCTTATAATATCTAAGTATTGTATGCATGATTCATGAATGCCAGATAAATGTACTCAAAAAGTCGTATCTAATTATAATGAATTATATGCAGTACCTTCTTTTTTCTGTCTTTTGGTTATGCTTGGTGCTTTGATCAAGTTATCAAAATCTCAAAACATGATTAATCTAAATAATTAGAAAATGACTGCGCACTCGTACCAAatcaagttaattaattacGTGCATGGTAATCATTACCA contains:
- the LOC133853756 gene encoding glycine-rich cell wall structural protein 1.8-like; this translates as MANHKVLSVVFFVSLGLVACSATRALLGYGAVGEHGVSGYASGAGSGAGGGAGYGAAGGIGGGGGGGSGGGGGGGAAYGAGGAGYGSGSGEGGGAGYGTGGAHSGGGGGGSGGGGGGGAGAGGAGYGSGEGGGAGSGYGAGAAGGGGGGSGGGGGSGYGAGGAHGGGYGSGEGAGGGYGGGAAGGGGGSGGGGGGGAGGANGGGYGGGSGSGEGGGHGGYAP